One part of the Halobellus ruber genome encodes these proteins:
- a CDS encoding ABC transporter ATP-binding protein, whose translation MILRTEGLTKRFGGTTAVDDVSVSIASGEFFALVGPSGCGKTTTLRMLAGLETPTAGRVEIAGRDVTDWPPRERDTNLVFQDLVLFTHMTVAENVAYGLARDGVPAAERRRRAAEMLSTVGLEGFGDRDPTELSGGQRQRVALARALINEPSVLLLDEPLSSLDRKLRAEMRAELRRIQNDVGTTFLYVTHDQESAMSMSDRLAVMRAGRIVESGAPESLYGHPRTAFVADFLGNANLLSGHVRERRSEGAVVDAAGGRFAAAVGDDRPAPGAEVTAMVRPEDLRFGGDTFAGTVRDIGYKGSHAAYAVALDAGPTVQVRSGTDDRIEVGDGVELGVTDAAVVNGGTGGDETAESGVGAENDGDDGTTLVDGATGSDE comes from the coding sequence ATGATCCTTCGAACGGAGGGCCTGACCAAGCGGTTCGGAGGGACGACCGCCGTCGACGACGTGTCAGTATCGATCGCTTCCGGCGAGTTCTTCGCCCTCGTCGGTCCCTCGGGCTGCGGGAAGACGACGACGCTGCGGATGCTCGCCGGGCTCGAAACCCCCACCGCCGGCCGGGTCGAGATCGCGGGCCGGGACGTGACCGACTGGCCGCCGCGGGAGCGGGACACCAACCTCGTGTTCCAGGATCTCGTCCTCTTTACCCACATGACGGTTGCCGAGAACGTGGCGTACGGGCTCGCCCGCGATGGGGTTCCGGCGGCCGAGCGGCGGCGCCGCGCGGCCGAGATGCTGTCGACGGTTGGGCTCGAAGGGTTCGGCGACCGTGACCCGACCGAACTCTCCGGCGGGCAGAGACAGCGGGTCGCCCTGGCTCGAGCGCTGATCAACGAGCCGTCGGTCCTGCTCTTGGACGAGCCGCTGTCGTCGCTCGACAGGAAGCTCCGCGCCGAGATGCGGGCCGAACTCCGCCGGATCCAGAACGACGTCGGGACGACGTTCCTTTACGTTACCCACGACCAGGAGAGCGCGATGAGTATGTCCGACCGGCTCGCGGTGATGCGCGCCGGCCGGATCGTGGAATCGGGCGCCCCGGAGTCGCTCTACGGCCACCCGCGGACGGCGTTCGTCGCCGACTTCCTCGGCAACGCGAATCTCCTGTCAGGGCACGTACGCGAACGGCGGAGCGAGGGGGCGGTCGTCGACGCCGCCGGCGGCCGGTTCGCCGCCGCAGTCGGGGACGACCGGCCGGCGCCGGGAGCCGAGGTGACGGCGATGGTCCGACCGGAGGACCTCCGGTTCGGCGGCGACACGTTCGCCGGCACTGTCCGCGACATCGGATACAAGGGGTCACACGCGGCGTACGCGGTTGCCCTCGACGCCGGCCCGACGGTCCAGGTACGCAGCGGGACCGACGACCGCATCGAGGTGGGCGACGGCGTCGAGCTCGGCGTTACCGACGCGGCGGTAGTAAACGGGGGGACCGGAGGCGACGAGACGGCGGAAAGCGGGGTGGGGGCCGAAAACGACGGGGACGACGGGACGACGCTCGTCGACGGAGCGACGGGGAGCGACGAATGA
- a CDS encoding ATP-dependent DNA helicase, which yields MHPEEVPELPAGVADRLREDGIDDLYPPQAAAVEAGVTRGESLVASVPTASGKTLIAELAMLSSVARGVSEPRSDGSEEPPGGSPGGKALYIVPLRALAAEKNAEFERWEALGFDVGVSTGNYDADGEWLASRDIVVATSEKVDSLVRNGAAWIDDLTCVVADEVHLVDDAGRGPTLEVTLGKLRTLNPGIQVVALSATVDNADVIAEWLDAELVDSEWRPIELKTGVHYGNAVTFDDGSRREVPVDAGGRPTAALVDDALAGDAPDDDQGSSLVFVNSRRNAEASAKRLRDVTDPHLTDDERGRLAELAAEIRNVSDTETSDTLAECVAAGAAFHHAGLAPEHRSLVEDAFRDRLVKCVSATPTLAAGVNTPSRRVIVRDWRRYDGEYGGMKPLDVLEVHQMMGRAGRPGLDPYGEAVLLAKNADTRDELFERYVWADPEPVRSKLAAEPALRTHVLATVASGFAHTREELLEFLGRTLYATQTDESGRLEAVTDDVLAYLDRNGFLERDDGALSATSVGHTVSRLYLDPMTAAEIIDGLEWAETNRSEAVRALGGDAGSEGDGAAADASTGATNGDPEAAGFRRASELSTAGDDPDPDDAAGSEPDGDSTDGPATGSGDDPTYPTALGLFHLVSRTPDMYELYLKSGDRERFTELCYERESELLGRTPSEYEDVRFEEWLSALKTAKLLEDWADEVDEDRITERYGVGPGDIRGKVDTAEWLLGAAEQLAGEVGLSPIPVREAKKRVEYGVREELLELAGVRGVGRKRARRLFEAGIETRADLRDADKSVVLRALRGRRKTAERILENVGRQDPSMDGIAKADSGSSSTADADDAAERPASHDPDEQASLGDFG from the coding sequence ATGCATCCGGAGGAGGTCCCCGAACTCCCGGCGGGGGTCGCCGACCGCCTGCGAGAGGACGGCATCGACGACCTCTACCCGCCGCAGGCCGCGGCCGTCGAGGCGGGCGTCACCCGCGGGGAGAGCCTCGTAGCGTCGGTGCCGACCGCCTCCGGGAAGACCCTCATCGCGGAACTGGCGATGCTGTCGAGCGTCGCGAGAGGCGTCTCCGAGCCGCGCTCGGACGGCTCGGAAGAACCGCCTGGCGGTTCTCCCGGTGGGAAAGCGCTCTACATCGTCCCCCTGCGGGCGCTCGCCGCCGAGAAGAACGCGGAGTTCGAGCGGTGGGAGGCGCTCGGCTTCGACGTTGGCGTCTCCACCGGCAACTACGACGCCGACGGCGAGTGGCTGGCCTCCCGGGACATCGTGGTCGCGACCTCCGAGAAGGTCGACTCCCTGGTCCGCAACGGCGCGGCGTGGATCGACGATCTGACCTGCGTCGTCGCCGACGAGGTCCACCTCGTCGACGACGCGGGGCGCGGCCCCACGCTCGAAGTCACGCTCGGGAAGCTCCGCACGCTCAACCCCGGGATTCAGGTGGTCGCGCTGTCGGCGACCGTCGACAACGCCGACGTCATCGCGGAGTGGCTCGACGCCGAACTCGTCGACTCCGAGTGGCGGCCGATCGAGCTCAAAACCGGCGTCCACTACGGCAACGCCGTCACGTTCGACGACGGCAGCCGGCGGGAGGTCCCGGTCGACGCCGGCGGCCGGCCGACCGCGGCGCTCGTCGACGACGCGCTCGCCGGCGACGCCCCGGACGACGACCAGGGCTCCTCGCTGGTGTTCGTCAACTCCCGGCGGAACGCCGAGGCGTCGGCCAAGCGGCTCCGCGACGTCACCGACCCGCACCTTACCGACGACGAGCGCGGGCGGCTCGCGGAACTGGCGGCCGAGATCCGGAACGTCTCCGACACCGAAACCAGCGACACCCTCGCCGAGTGCGTCGCGGCGGGCGCGGCGTTTCACCACGCCGGACTCGCGCCCGAACACCGTTCCCTGGTGGAGGACGCGTTCCGGGATCGGCTCGTCAAGTGCGTGTCGGCGACCCCGACGCTCGCGGCGGGGGTCAACACCCCGAGCCGCCGGGTGATCGTCCGCGACTGGCGGCGGTACGACGGCGAGTACGGCGGGATGAAGCCGCTCGACGTGCTGGAGGTCCACCAGATGATGGGGCGGGCGGGCCGGCCGGGGCTGGACCCCTACGGCGAGGCCGTGTTGCTCGCGAAGAACGCCGACACCCGCGACGAGCTGTTCGAGCGGTACGTGTGGGCCGACCCCGAGCCGGTCCGCTCGAAGCTGGCGGCCGAGCCCGCGCTCCGCACCCACGTGCTCGCGACGGTCGCCTCGGGCTTCGCCCACACCCGCGAGGAGCTGCTGGAGTTCCTCGGTCGGACGCTGTACGCCACCCAAACCGACGAGTCCGGTCGATTGGAGGCCGTCACCGACGACGTGCTGGCGTACCTCGACCGCAACGGCTTCCTCGAACGCGACGACGGGGCGCTGTCGGCGACGAGCGTCGGCCACACGGTCTCGCGGCTCTACCTCGACCCGATGACCGCCGCCGAGATCATCGACGGGCTGGAGTGGGCCGAGACCAACCGCTCGGAGGCGGTCCGGGCGCTCGGCGGCGACGCGGGCAGCGAGGGCGACGGTGCCGCAGCCGACGCGTCCACTGGAGCCACGAACGGCGATCCCGAGGCCGCCGGGTTCCGGCGGGCCAGCGAGCTGTCGACGGCGGGCGACGATCCGGACCCCGACGATGCGGCGGGATCCGAGCCGGACGGAGACTCGACCGACGGCCCCGCGACCGGCTCGGGCGACGACCCCACCTACCCCACCGCGCTCGGGCTCTTCCATCTGGTCTCCCGGACGCCGGACATGTACGAACTGTACCTCAAATCCGGCGACCGCGAGCGGTTCACCGAGCTCTGTTACGAGCGGGAGTCCGAACTCCTCGGGCGCACACCCTCGGAGTACGAGGACGTCCGGTTCGAGGAGTGGCTGTCGGCGCTCAAAACCGCGAAGCTGCTGGAGGACTGGGCCGACGAGGTCGACGAGGATCGGATCACCGAGCGGTACGGTGTCGGCCCCGGCGACATCCGCGGAAAGGTCGACACCGCCGAGTGGCTGCTGGGGGCGGCCGAACAGCTCGCCGGCGAAGTCGGGCTCTCGCCGATCCCGGTGCGGGAGGCGAAAAAACGCGTCGAGTACGGCGTCCGCGAGGAACTCTTAGAGCTTGCGGGGGTCCGTGGCGTCGGGCGGAAGCGCGCCCGCCGGCTCTTCGAGGCCGGCATCGAGACCCGCGCCGACCTCCGCGACGCCGACAAGTCGGTGGTGCTCCGGGCGCTCCGGGGCCGCCGGAAGACAGCGGAGAGGATCCTGGAGAACGTCGGCCGGCAGGACCCCTCGATGGACGGGATCGCGAAGGCCGACAGCGGGTCGTCGTCGACAGCCGACGCCGACGACGCCGCGGAGCGCCCCGCCAGCCACGACCCCGACGAACAGGCCAGCCTGGGTGATTTCGGGTGA
- a CDS encoding carboxypeptidase regulatory-like domain-containing protein — protein MSRGATARRAVLLLAALVCVSALGTGVVAAENVTISNPTEGEVGDHTWNTTASSSGTLDHLVINYTGTGADLSEKPAFIDGNEITVNGQTVAINGSEYSITSTTINATLETSASISGGDRIEFVLENVRNPSSTGTNSATVELNNSSSQFSSSTESFDIVRGGYVNGTVKNGTGVLTSASVSIYNTSTGDFVTGYGINPSTDQYSAHIADGTYRFDYTATGYTTVSKIMEINTSESKNDINATLAKKGYINGTVTDSDGNGIGGINLVADPKSGSGAQKNTTAADGSFSFYVAPGKYDLVAFNNPDYEFNINPDVSATSDSTTTTTVSLSEVPDKGTITGRLVDGNGNGVSGKRVSASDTSYQYYNSTVTNATGYFSMRVPQATYRIRTNSTPTVRESGVSVTANELSSVELTVPEKAYLSGTVSNASGPIPKATVIADSGDSIHVNRSTDASGNYNITVPPGEYAVTVLVPGQTANTKTATVTAGNTNTTDFTAEQTAVTSKSVSIIDGPGNDANLGTKAVVRGGLLQVQLINTSPSNNAPKGAPQELEGMGATDETKFEINLTVTNFSADSLLWAIEDAEFSTTPSSKNPDATNVTITGNATTLQANTTSANVGPLLNQDPSDVQWPTDRADQANYGVNQTVYVGIFDFSSTPGRIEDSLNGASVTTNAQRFSAPSVRNQTLRIWVGAPSKTVEGADHDGFYQATIPDSQLNEWGVDDPESELQTFYKGSQADFTVEETGNGARVVLDNISYSAGFVEVEANPTSDSGNGGGGSDSGPADTSATASVAGDRVQLAVDNVRAGTPVSVDVPGSSAMEQSGVRMQSVELRLRFSGDTSLDIATSATPSQPTPAGTTALFAYEVSTNLADADIDRATVRVTVDSDRVADPEAVRALRRSGDGWDPVTTNLRGTTNDEYVYTIETTEFSEFALVAETGSDATDTATATAEPTPTPTAEATPTAKSSPTPTTTSTTQPGFGVVVAVAALLSSAVLARRRI, from the coding sequence ATGAGCAGGGGAGCTACCGCGCGGCGGGCCGTGCTGCTTCTCGCAGCCCTGGTCTGTGTCAGCGCGCTGGGGACGGGGGTGGTCGCGGCGGAGAACGTCACGATATCCAATCCGACCGAAGGGGAGGTCGGGGACCACACGTGGAACACCACGGCATCGAGCAGCGGCACGCTCGACCATCTGGTCATCAACTACACCGGAACCGGGGCCGACCTCTCCGAGAAGCCGGCGTTCATCGACGGAAACGAGATCACCGTCAACGGCCAGACGGTCGCAATCAACGGCAGCGAGTACTCGATAACCTCGACGACAATCAACGCCACGTTGGAAACGAGCGCCTCGATATCCGGCGGGGACCGCATCGAGTTCGTTCTCGAAAACGTCCGCAACCCCTCGAGCACCGGCACGAACAGCGCCACTGTCGAACTGAACAACAGCTCCTCGCAGTTCAGTTCCTCCACGGAATCCTTCGACATCGTCCGGGGCGGTTACGTCAACGGGACGGTCAAGAACGGCACCGGCGTCCTCACGTCCGCGTCGGTGAGTATCTACAACACCTCCACCGGTGATTTCGTCACCGGCTACGGCATCAACCCCTCGACCGACCAGTACTCGGCTCACATCGCTGACGGGACGTACAGATTCGACTACACCGCTACCGGCTACACCACGGTCAGCAAAATCATGGAGATCAACACCAGCGAGAGCAAAAACGACATCAACGCGACGCTCGCGAAGAAGGGCTACATCAACGGCACCGTCACCGACAGCGACGGGAACGGCATCGGCGGAATCAACCTGGTCGCCGACCCGAAGAGCGGAAGCGGCGCACAGAAGAACACCACCGCCGCCGACGGCTCGTTTTCGTTCTACGTGGCGCCGGGGAAGTACGACCTCGTTGCGTTCAACAATCCCGATTACGAGTTCAACATCAACCCCGACGTGTCGGCGACGAGCGATTCGACGACGACGACGACCGTCTCCCTCTCGGAAGTGCCGGACAAGGGCACGATCACCGGACGGCTCGTCGACGGGAACGGCAACGGCGTGAGCGGCAAACGGGTCTCCGCCAGCGACACCAGTTACCAGTACTACAACAGCACCGTCACCAACGCCACCGGCTACTTCTCGATGAGGGTGCCCCAAGCCACCTACCGGATCCGAACCAACTCCACACCCACCGTGCGCGAGTCCGGGGTGTCGGTCACCGCAAACGAGCTCTCGTCGGTCGAACTCACGGTTCCCGAAAAGGCCTATCTCAGCGGAACCGTGTCGAACGCGAGCGGACCGATCCCGAAGGCGACCGTCATCGCCGACAGCGGCGACAGCATCCACGTCAACCGCAGCACCGACGCGAGCGGTAACTACAACATCACCGTCCCGCCGGGCGAGTACGCGGTCACGGTACTCGTTCCCGGGCAGACCGCGAACACGAAGACCGCCACCGTCACCGCCGGCAACACGAACACGACCGACTTCACCGCCGAACAGACGGCCGTGACGAGCAAATCCGTCTCGATCATCGACGGGCCGGGGAACGACGCCAACCTCGGGACGAAAGCCGTCGTTCGCGGTGGACTTCTCCAAGTGCAGTTGATAAACACGAGCCCCAGTAACAACGCGCCCAAAGGGGCACCGCAGGAGCTGGAAGGGATGGGCGCGACCGACGAGACCAAATTCGAGATCAACCTAACCGTCACGAACTTCAGCGCCGACTCGCTCCTGTGGGCAATCGAGGATGCGGAGTTCTCCACCACCCCGAGTTCGAAGAACCCGGACGCGACGAACGTCACGATTACCGGGAACGCGACGACGTTGCAGGCCAACACGACATCGGCGAATGTGGGCCCGCTTCTGAATCAGGATCCCTCCGACGTCCAGTGGCCGACGGACCGCGCCGACCAGGCGAACTACGGCGTCAATCAGACGGTTTACGTCGGTATCTTCGACTTCAGCTCCACGCCCGGACGGATCGAGGACTCGCTCAACGGGGCCAGCGTGACCACCAACGCCCAGCGGTTCTCGGCGCCGTCGGTCCGCAACCAGACCCTCCGGATCTGGGTCGGTGCGCCGAGTAAGACCGTCGAGGGCGCGGACCACGACGGGTTCTACCAGGCCACGATCCCCGACTCCCAGCTGAACGAATGGGGCGTCGACGACCCCGAGTCGGAACTCCAGACGTTCTACAAAGGCTCGCAGGCCGACTTCACCGTCGAGGAGACCGGGAACGGCGCGCGGGTCGTCCTCGACAACATCAGCTACTCCGCCGGATTCGTGGAAGTCGAGGCGAATCCCACCAGTGACAGCGGCAACGGCGGCGGTGGCTCTGACAGCGGTCCCGCGGATACGTCGGCAACTGCCAGCGTTGCGGGCGACAGAGTTCAACTCGCCGTGGACAACGTCCGAGCGGGAACGCCGGTCAGCGTCGACGTCCCCGGCTCCTCGGCGATGGAGCAGTCGGGCGTCAGAATGCAGTCGGTCGAACTCCGCCTCAGGTTCAGCGGCGACACGTCGCTCGACATCGCCACGTCCGCAACGCCGAGCCAGCCGACGCCCGCCGGCACCACGGCCCTGTTCGCCTACGAGGTTTCGACGAACCTCGCCGACGCGGACATCGACCGCGCGACCGTCCGTGTGACCGTCGATTCCGACCGAGTTGCCGATCCGGAAGCCGTGCGTGCGCTCCGGCGCTCGGGTGATGGCTGGGACCCCGTCACGACGAACCTCCGTGGGACAACCAACGATGAATACGTTTACACCATCGAGACGACTGAGTTCTCCGAGTTCGCGCTCGTAGCGGAGACGGGGAGTGACGCGACGGACACTGCGACCGCGACCGCGGAACCGACCCCGACCCCGACTGCGGAGGCGACTCCGACGGCGAAATCGTCGCCGACGCCCACGACGACATCGACCACCCAGCCCGGTTTCGGCGTGGTCGTCGCCGTCGCCGCCCTGCTGAGTTCGGCGGTCCTCGCGCGGCGCCGGATCTGA
- a CDS encoding ABC transporter permease — protein MGDSSERAAADRDIDGERSGRASVAGRVRRRITAGVRGGFFRTTVVLTALFLYLPVVAVGYLSLSPASQPSIPLDGVTLRWYAAVLTDARFVRGLATSGAIGAVASVVGTGLGLLAARTIVRGRLPGWVRAAVAVVVAIPLFVPTVVVALGIGIAAGRVGVGFGLGPVLAGHLYWVLPFSTFLIASRYATIDGRMTEVARDLGADGITTFRTVTLPQLWPALFASVLFAFALSFNEFLITFFLAGSGVTTMPLEIYGKVRIGATSFLNAASVLVLLFSGAVATVAASLEPPT, from the coding sequence ATGGGAGATAGTTCCGAGCGGGCAGCCGCCGACCGCGACATCGACGGCGAACGGTCGGGACGGGCGAGCGTCGCCGGCCGGGTTCGGCGCCGTATCACCGCCGGCGTCCGTGGGGGGTTCTTCCGGACCACGGTCGTGCTGACCGCGTTGTTCCTGTACCTGCCGGTCGTCGCCGTGGGCTACCTGTCGCTGTCGCCGGCGTCGCAGCCGTCGATACCGCTCGACGGCGTCACGCTCCGGTGGTACGCGGCGGTGCTGACGGACGCGCGGTTCGTCCGCGGGCTCGCGACGAGCGGCGCAATCGGCGCCGTTGCCTCCGTCGTGGGAACGGGGCTCGGGCTGCTCGCCGCCCGAACGATCGTCCGCGGGCGCCTTCCGGGCTGGGTCCGCGCCGCCGTCGCCGTCGTCGTTGCGATCCCGCTTTTCGTCCCGACAGTCGTCGTCGCGCTCGGCATCGGCATCGCCGCCGGCCGTGTCGGGGTGGGGTTCGGCCTCGGGCCGGTGCTTGCGGGACACCTCTACTGGGTGTTGCCGTTCAGTACGTTCCTCATCGCTTCGCGGTACGCGACCATCGACGGTCGGATGACCGAGGTGGCGCGGGACCTCGGGGCCGATGGGATCACCACGTTCCGGACGGTCACGCTCCCGCAACTCTGGCCGGCGCTTTTCGCGTCGGTGCTTTTCGCGTTTGCGCTGTCGTTCAACGAGTTTCTGATCACGTTCTTCCTCGCGGGCAGCGGCGTGACGACGATGCCGCTTGAGATCTACGGTAAGGTCCGGATCGGGGCGACGAGCTTTCTCAACGCCGCGAGCGTCCTCGTACTGCTGTTCAGCGGCGCCGTCGCCACGGTGGCCGCCAGCCTGGAGCCGCCGACCTGA
- a CDS encoding DUF6997 domain-containing protein: MSHWEPALRSAAETGIYGPRSFVGYLREQGLDPGEYRTAAVSIDTRSQLPDRLAERDIMVLHLGRATDGPGARFALVRVPDRLGDFFIDEMAFRPHDRVTLDHTPEGADTLALGQEVQDMLEVYRSLPTFSEQGFVNFALSTGLVSRALDLDPVRTGLVPATAASSFDFAFEPHPDRPTLLHHTDGQVGIDTLVLTRRDGERVLVVVEARCGGRRKLAKHVVGYPALAAESLSVDVDRIVPVYLRARPTADGVRYSIYECSLPTAGDRPCLAGLQVVEDTHYEVRL, translated from the coding sequence GTGAGCCACTGGGAGCCGGCGTTGCGCTCGGCCGCGGAGACGGGCATCTACGGACCGCGATCGTTCGTGGGCTACCTCCGAGAGCAGGGGCTGGATCCGGGCGAGTACCGGACGGCGGCGGTCTCGATCGACACCCGGTCGCAGCTTCCGGATCGGCTGGCAGAGCGGGACATAATGGTCCTGCACCTGGGGCGCGCGACGGACGGTCCCGGCGCCCGGTTCGCGCTCGTTCGCGTCCCGGACCGGCTGGGCGACTTCTTCATCGACGAGATGGCGTTCCGCCCCCACGACCGGGTGACCCTGGATCACACGCCCGAGGGCGCCGACACGCTCGCGCTCGGGCAGGAGGTCCAGGATATGCTGGAAGTGTACCGCTCGCTGCCGACCTTCTCGGAGCAGGGGTTTGTGAACTTCGCGCTCTCGACGGGGCTCGTCTCGCGGGCGCTCGACCTCGACCCCGTACGGACCGGACTCGTACCGGCGACGGCGGCGTCGAGTTTCGACTTCGCCTTCGAACCGCACCCCGACCGCCCGACGCTCCTCCATCACACCGACGGGCAGGTCGGAATCGACACGCTCGTGCTGACCCGCCGGGACGGCGAGCGCGTGCTCGTAGTCGTTGAGGCGAGGTGCGGCGGGCGACGGAAGCTGGCCAAGCACGTCGTCGGCTACCCGGCGCTCGCAGCCGAGTCGCTGTCGGTCGACGTCGATCGGATCGTCCCCGTCTATCTCCGCGCCCGCCCGACCGCGGACGGGGTCCGGTACAGCATCTACGAGTGTTCGCTCCCGACGGCCGGCGACCGTCCGTGTCTCGCCGGCCTCCAGGTCGTCGAGGACACCCACTACGAGGTTCGGCTCTGA
- a CDS encoding IMP cyclohydrolase: MYVGRFVIVAPDFAAYRVSSRSFPNRRIVDRDGVLTVGPTPDAPETDNPYISYNCVREGGDGVVVGNGSHVDPIAEKLDRGYPARDAVASALLALDYEKDDYDTPRVAGVVGDRSSVGIVRKDALVVKSVTEPTLVATYEEDEPRPIDFGGGDPEGIARRAYDLPFEHAVCAAGVTYGDGDVAVGFHNGE, from the coding sequence ATGTACGTCGGTCGCTTCGTGATCGTCGCCCCCGATTTCGCCGCGTACCGCGTCTCCTCGCGGTCCTTCCCCAACCGCCGGATCGTCGACCGCGACGGAGTACTGACGGTCGGTCCCACTCCCGACGCGCCCGAGACTGACAATCCCTATATATCCTACAACTGCGTCCGCGAGGGCGGCGACGGCGTCGTCGTCGGCAACGGCTCCCACGTCGACCCGATCGCGGAGAAACTCGACCGCGGGTACCCCGCCCGCGACGCCGTGGCGTCCGCGCTGCTCGCGCTCGACTACGAGAAGGACGACTACGACACCCCCCGGGTCGCGGGCGTCGTCGGCGACCGCTCCTCCGTCGGGATCGTCCGCAAGGACGCCCTCGTCGTCAAGTCAGTCACGGAGCCGACACTGGTCGCGACCTACGAGGAGGACGAGCCGAGGCCGATCGACTTCGGGGGCGGCGACCCCGAGGGGATCGCCCGCCGCGCGTACGATCTCCCCTTCGAACACGCCGTCTGTGCCGCCGGCGTCACCTACGGCGACGGCGACGTCGCGGTCGGGTTTCACAACGGCGAGTGA
- the cgi121 gene encoding KEOPS complex subunit Cgi121 has protein sequence MKLVEGVVDVDDVDAFVTTLDGVASETGTTIQAFDARYVVSRRHLERAAELADRAIERGDAIARDRAVEILLYAAGRRQITDALELGVSEGTNRVVVLVDAGPDAAGSEDVEADAAAAVRSQVLDAVEPTLGDYDPERVREYFDVGDAELDVVDADIEALVCERVALLVVER, from the coding sequence GTGAAACTGGTCGAAGGCGTCGTCGACGTCGACGACGTGGACGCGTTCGTCACGACCCTCGACGGGGTCGCCTCGGAAACCGGCACCACGATCCAGGCGTTCGACGCGCGGTACGTCGTGAGCCGCCGACACCTCGAACGCGCCGCTGAGTTAGCCGACCGGGCGATCGAGCGCGGCGACGCCATCGCCCGCGACCGCGCGGTCGAGATCCTCCTGTACGCCGCCGGCCGCCGGCAGATCACCGACGCCCTGGAACTCGGGGTTTCGGAGGGGACGAACCGGGTCGTCGTCCTCGTCGACGCCGGCCCCGACGCGGCGGGGAGCGAGGACGTCGAGGCCGACGCCGCGGCCGCGGTCCGATCGCAGGTTCTCGACGCTGTCGAGCCGACGCTCGGCGACTACGATCCCGAGCGTGTACGTGAGTACTTCGACGTCGGCGACGCCGAACTCGACGTCGTCGACGCCGACATCGAGGCGCTGGTGTGTGAACGGGTGGCGTTACTCGTGGTCGAGCGGTAG
- a CDS encoding ABC transporter permease, whose product MSGPTDRIPVLPGDDDRRRTLVDAALGALPTALAVALGAVPIALLIVESVSPPVTPSNYAAVADSVYPAVMLRSLGIGAVITAVCLAIAYPVTYWLAHVCPARYRLPLLISLTLPLWLNYVVLNYTWVWILAADGIVNTALTGSGLVGQPLELLRTPSGIGVGPIELPGPSLGIGFVHIYLPYVLLTMYVSMERLDYRQVEAARDLGAGGVRVFLDIVVPETYAGAVAGTLIVYARIAGAFATPQILGSPSEQMIAQTITTQFYDVLDYPFAAALSVVFLVVVVVGFGVGALSTDVRAELKRW is encoded by the coding sequence ATGAGCGGCCCGACAGACCGGATCCCCGTGCTTCCGGGGGACGACGACCGGCGGCGGACGCTGGTCGACGCCGCCCTCGGTGCCCTGCCGACGGCGCTTGCTGTCGCACTCGGTGCCGTCCCCATCGCGCTGCTGATCGTCGAGAGCGTTAGCCCGCCCGTGACGCCGTCGAACTACGCCGCGGTCGCCGACAGCGTCTACCCGGCGGTGATGCTCCGGTCGCTCGGCATCGGCGCCGTCATCACCGCGGTATGCCTGGCGATCGCGTATCCCGTGACGTACTGGCTCGCACACGTCTGTCCGGCCCGGTATCGGCTACCGCTTTTGATCTCGCTTACGCTCCCGCTGTGGCTGAACTACGTCGTCCTCAACTACACGTGGGTGTGGATCCTGGCGGCCGACGGCATCGTCAACACGGCGCTGACCGGAAGCGGGCTCGTCGGTCAGCCCCTCGAACTCCTCCGGACCCCTTCCGGGATCGGCGTCGGCCCGATCGAGCTGCCGGGGCCCTCGCTCGGTATCGGGTTCGTCCACATCTACCTCCCGTACGTCCTACTGACGATGTACGTCTCGATGGAGCGGCTGGACTACCGCCAGGTCGAGGCGGCCCGTGACCTGGGCGCGGGGGGCGTTCGGGTGTTCCTCGACATCGTCGTACCGGAGACGTACGCCGGCGCGGTCGCCGGGACGCTCATCGTGTACGCCCGGATCGCCGGCGCGTTTGCGACGCCGCAGATTCTCGGCTCCCCCTCGGAGCAGATGATCGCCCAGACGATCACGACGCAGTTCTACGACGTGCTCGACTACCCGTTCGCGGCGGCGCTTTCGGTCGTATTCCTGGTCGTTGTAGTCGTGGGGTTCGGCGTCGGCGCGCTCTCGACCGACGTCCGCGCGGAGCTCAAGCGGTGGTGA